A region of Myxococcus stipitatus DSM 14675 DNA encodes the following proteins:
- a CDS encoding efflux RND transporter periplasmic adaptor subunit has protein sequence MRWELSEMRARARRWSVLLAAGGLVSVSACRTADAPAKTSSETARPVARTATETFRVESSRLESHLRLPAELMADQTVDVYAKVNSYVKHLRVDIGAVVRKGDVLVTLEAPEIEAQLASAKARLAAMEALHVASKATYERTLKTSQTEGAVARDAIDQARAKEQADAAQVVAARATHDELAAMKGYLVMKAPFDGVVTERNVELGAYVGPSGRGSNKPMVVVKALQKMRLTLSIPESYSPYVRLGGAVTFSVRSLPGRVFSATFSRRAGALDAALRSERVEADVDNADGALLPMMVAEARLTLSSPGPTVVLPRTAVVESGMGTYVLRIQDGAARRIPVTRGLRVGEKIEVFGALEAGDELVLRATEEMKEGMRVAEG, from the coding sequence ATGCGATGGGAGCTGTCTGAAATGCGCGCGCGAGCCAGGCGCTGGTCTGTCCTGTTGGCCGCCGGTGGGCTGGTGAGCGTGAGCGCCTGCCGGACCGCTGATGCGCCCGCGAAGACCTCCTCCGAGACCGCGAGGCCCGTCGCGCGGACCGCCACGGAGACCTTCCGTGTCGAGTCCTCCCGCCTCGAGTCCCACTTGCGGCTGCCCGCCGAGTTGATGGCGGACCAGACGGTGGACGTCTACGCGAAGGTGAACAGCTACGTGAAACACCTGCGCGTCGACATCGGCGCCGTCGTTCGAAAGGGCGACGTGCTGGTGACGCTCGAGGCCCCTGAAATCGAGGCGCAGCTCGCCTCGGCGAAGGCGCGTCTGGCCGCGATGGAGGCGCTGCACGTCGCGTCGAAGGCGACCTACGAGCGGACGCTGAAGACCAGCCAGACCGAGGGTGCCGTGGCCCGGGACGCCATCGACCAGGCGCGCGCCAAGGAGCAGGCGGATGCCGCGCAGGTGGTCGCCGCCAGGGCCACCCATGACGAGCTCGCGGCGATGAAGGGCTACCTGGTGATGAAGGCGCCCTTCGATGGCGTGGTGACCGAGCGCAACGTGGAGCTGGGGGCCTATGTGGGGCCCTCCGGCCGGGGCTCGAACAAGCCGATGGTGGTCGTGAAGGCCCTCCAGAAGATGCGGCTCACCCTGTCGATTCCCGAGTCCTACAGCCCCTACGTCCGGCTGGGCGGCGCGGTGACGTTCTCCGTGCGCTCATTGCCCGGCCGCGTCTTCTCCGCGACCTTCAGTCGAAGGGCAGGGGCGCTGGATGCGGCGCTGCGCTCGGAGCGGGTGGAGGCGGATGTCGACAACGCGGACGGCGCGCTGCTTCCCATGATGGTCGCCGAGGCGCGACTGACGCTCTCCTCGCCGGGGCCCACCGTTGTGTTGCCTCGCACGGCCGTGGTGGAGAGCGGAATGGGGACCTATGTCCTGCGCATCCAGGACGGCGCCGCCAGGCGCATCCCCGTGACGCGCGGCCTGCGTGTGGGCGAGAAGATTGAGGTCTTCGGCGCGCTGGAGGCGGGGGACGAGCTTGTGTTGAGGGCGACGGAGGAGATGAAGGAGGGGATGCGCGTCGCGGAGGGCTGA
- a CDS encoding response regulator, which yields MPGGCREVLPVSGGCLARLDADESAKRVLVVDDDADWREFLRLCLEDLGYEAIEAADGQEALDSLRRGERFEVMLLDLNMPGMSGLEVVEHLPRGEQPRVVFLTSAAAQDVGHALMSGPHYYLPKGASRDQLSLLLQSLGE from the coding sequence ATGCCAGGGGGGTGCAGGGAGGTTCTCCCCGTGTCGGGAGGATGCTTGGCGCGACTGGACGCGGACGAAAGCGCGAAAAGAGTCCTGGTCGTCGATGACGACGCGGACTGGCGGGAATTCCTTCGGCTCTGCCTGGAGGACCTGGGGTATGAAGCCATCGAGGCGGCCGACGGGCAGGAGGCCCTGGACAGCCTGCGGCGCGGGGAGCGCTTCGAGGTCATGCTGCTGGACCTCAACATGCCGGGCATGAGCGGCCTGGAGGTCGTGGAGCACCTTCCGCGCGGGGAACAGCCCCGGGTGGTGTTCCTCACCTCGGCGGCGGCCCAGGACGTGGGCCATGCCCTGATGTCCGGCCCCCACTACTACCTCCCCAAGGGGGCCAGTCGGGACCAACTGTCTCTCCTCTTGCAATCACTTGGTGAGTGA
- a CDS encoding metallophosphoesterase family protein, with the protein MPTFPVMPIRTLAHLSDLHLDLSVTSDTAARALMTALTECGADHVVVTGDLTHQGLREEYRRFLDIFSPLLDVGRLTFIPGNHDRPGNDVGRGWMDGLKVRTVRCPGVYFVCVDSTGEHNRNYFASHGTLSRDTVEKVECALNAAPRDALVAVLVHHHVLPLPEESLPERLASKLGWPHASELSLGAELVKRIQGRCDLVLHGHRHRPGESVLDPVRGRALRVCNAGSSTDLGRFRLFRHSEGRLVGEPEWYHSAQPVRPRTASHNVRPALQYLVTQLGLALF; encoded by the coding sequence ATGCCTACCTTCCCTGTTATGCCCATCCGGACGTTGGCGCATCTGTCGGACCTGCACCTGGACCTGAGCGTCACGAGCGACACCGCCGCGCGCGCGTTGATGACGGCCCTGACTGAATGCGGCGCCGACCATGTGGTGGTGACGGGGGACCTGACGCACCAGGGCTTGCGCGAGGAGTACCGTCGATTCCTGGACATCTTCTCGCCGCTGCTCGACGTGGGCCGCCTCACCTTCATCCCCGGCAACCATGACCGCCCCGGCAACGACGTGGGGCGCGGGTGGATGGATGGCCTCAAGGTGCGCACCGTGCGCTGCCCCGGAGTCTACTTCGTCTGCGTGGACTCCACGGGCGAGCACAACCGCAACTACTTCGCGAGCCACGGCACCCTCTCCCGCGACACGGTGGAGAAGGTGGAGTGCGCGCTGAACGCCGCGCCGCGCGACGCGCTGGTGGCCGTGCTGGTGCACCACCACGTGCTGCCGCTGCCCGAGGAGAGCCTCCCGGAGCGGCTGGCCTCGAAGCTGGGCTGGCCTCACGCGTCGGAGCTGTCGCTGGGCGCGGAGCTGGTGAAGCGCATCCAGGGCCGGTGTGACCTGGTGCTGCATGGCCACCGCCACCGTCCGGGAGAGTCCGTCCTGGACCCGGTGCGGGGCCGCGCCCTGCGGGTGTGCAACGCGGGCAGCTCCACGGACCTGGGACGCTTCCGACTGTTCCGGCACTCGGAAGGCCGGCTGGTGGGCGAGCCCGAGTGGTACCACTCGGCCCAGCCGGTGCGCCCTCGCACGGCCAGTCACAACGTGCGGCCCGCGCTCCAGTATCTGGTGACACAGCTGGGCCTGGCGCTGTTCTGA
- the pstB gene encoding phosphate ABC transporter ATP-binding protein PstB, whose product MEARELTLRYGTKDAIKKVSLAILDRRVTALIGPSGCGKSTFLRSLNRMNDLIPGANHTGTILLDDTDIHDRSVDVVDLRRRVGMVFQKSNPFPKSIFENVAYGLRVGGMKDKQQLSQRVEKSLRGAALWDEVKDRLHESALGLSGGQQQRLCIARAMAVEPQVLLMDEPASALDPIATAKIEELIHELKATYTIAIVTHNMQQAARVSDRTAFFYMGELVECGPTEQIFTNPREKRTEDYVTGKFG is encoded by the coding sequence ATGGAGGCGAGAGAGCTGACCCTCCGCTATGGCACCAAGGACGCCATCAAGAAGGTCTCCCTGGCCATCCTGGACCGGCGCGTCACCGCCCTCATCGGTCCGTCCGGCTGCGGCAAGTCCACCTTCCTGCGCTCGCTCAACCGGATGAATGACCTGATTCCGGGCGCCAACCACACCGGCACCATCCTGCTGGACGACACGGACATCCACGACCGCAGCGTGGACGTGGTGGACCTGCGCCGCCGCGTGGGCATGGTCTTCCAGAAGTCCAATCCGTTCCCCAAGAGCATCTTCGAGAACGTCGCCTACGGCCTGCGCGTGGGCGGCATGAAGGACAAGCAGCAGCTGTCCCAGCGCGTGGAGAAGTCCCTGCGCGGCGCGGCCCTCTGGGATGAGGTGAAGGACCGCCTCCACGAGAGCGCCCTGGGCCTCTCCGGTGGCCAGCAGCAGCGCCTGTGTATCGCCCGCGCCATGGCCGTGGAGCCGCAGGTGCTGCTGATGGACGAGCCCGCCAGCGCGCTGGACCCCATCGCCACGGCGAAGATCGAAGAGCTCATCCACGAGCTCAAGGCGACGTACACCATCGCCATCGTCACCCACAACATGCAGCAGGCCGCGCGGGTGAGCGACAGGACCGCTTTCTTCTACATGGGCGAGCTGGTGGAATGCGGGCCCACCGAGCAGATTTTCACCAACCCTCGCGAGAAGCGCACCGAGGATTACGTCACCGGGAAGTTCGGGTGA
- a CDS encoding ceramide glucosyltransferase codes for MSLASALLLFAACFGLTALLIQYVLVLRHRREQPRTLPAAMAWPGISILKPLCGADDDLEANLKHFARLEYPGEYEVVLGVKDTRDAAYPVAQEAVRRWPGIMRLELQEGAPGLNPKVNQLITLADRARFDLLVISDSNTRVAPGYLEEIAAGFADPAVGCVTHPVAGMGERTFGSLLDNLYLTSSAAAGMIGAKRFADQDIVVGKSMALRRADVEALGGFYSVRDVLAEDYVIGQWVTRKLGRRVHVACTPVFNVSLEKSVRAFFQRYLRWSVIHRTAVTPPTYVAQALLNPSPLAVLGALLSPTHEAVAVALAVVLGKVVVDLAAFRALRPQPVSWRCAPAVLAKDVLLFVAWWHGVFFRTVDWRGTRLRVGPGTRLLPPRVALSTANAALTPRDEWVAG; via the coding sequence ATGTCGCTTGCTTCCGCCCTCCTCCTCTTCGCTGCCTGCTTCGGCCTCACCGCACTCCTCATCCAATACGTGCTCGTGCTCCGCCACCGGCGTGAGCAGCCTCGCACCCTCCCCGCCGCGATGGCCTGGCCGGGCATCTCCATCCTCAAGCCCCTGTGCGGCGCGGATGATGACCTGGAGGCGAACCTCAAGCACTTCGCCCGCCTGGAGTACCCGGGCGAATACGAGGTGGTGCTGGGCGTCAAGGACACGCGCGACGCGGCCTACCCGGTGGCGCAGGAAGCCGTGCGCCGCTGGCCCGGCATCATGCGGCTGGAGCTGCAGGAAGGCGCTCCGGGCCTCAACCCCAAGGTGAACCAGCTCATCACCCTGGCGGACCGCGCCCGCTTCGACCTGCTGGTCATCAGCGACAGCAACACGCGGGTGGCGCCCGGCTACCTGGAGGAGATTGCCGCGGGCTTCGCGGACCCCGCGGTGGGCTGCGTCACCCACCCCGTCGCCGGCATGGGGGAGCGCACCTTCGGCTCGCTGCTGGACAACCTCTACCTGACGTCCAGCGCGGCGGCGGGGATGATTGGCGCCAAGCGCTTCGCGGACCAGGACATCGTCGTGGGCAAGTCCATGGCGCTGCGCCGCGCGGACGTGGAGGCGCTGGGCGGCTTCTACTCGGTGCGCGACGTGCTGGCGGAGGACTACGTCATCGGCCAGTGGGTGACGCGCAAGCTGGGCCGCCGCGTCCACGTCGCGTGTACGCCCGTCTTCAACGTGTCCCTGGAGAAGAGCGTGCGCGCCTTCTTCCAGCGCTACCTGCGCTGGAGTGTCATCCACCGGACGGCGGTGACGCCGCCCACCTACGTGGCGCAGGCGCTGCTCAACCCCTCGCCGCTCGCCGTGCTGGGCGCGCTGTTGAGCCCCACACACGAAGCGGTGGCGGTGGCGCTGGCCGTGGTGCTGGGCAAGGTGGTGGTGGACCTGGCGGCGTTCCGCGCGCTGCGCCCGCAGCCGGTGTCCTGGCGCTGCGCTCCCGCGGTGCTGGCCAAGGACGTGCTGCTGTTCGTCGCCTGGTGGCACGGCGTCTTCTTCCGCACGGTGGACTGGCGAGGCACGCGGCTGCGGGTCGGTCCGGGGACGCGTCTCCTCCCCCCGCGCGTGGCCCTGTCCACCGCCAACGCGGCACTGACACCTCGGGACGAGTGGGTCGCTGGCTGA
- a CDS encoding efflux RND transporter permease subunit: MSILKVSLRRPVTVLVLVVAMLFFGVRAAQDIKVDVLPEMNLPVVYIAHTFNGYTPAQMEGYFTKMYVNMMLFTNGIKGIETKNSQGLTLMKIAFYEGTDMGQAVAEINALSNRSQVFLPPGAPPPFIIRFDASSQPVGQLVFRSETKTNNQLQDIANFTARPFLISIPGLTTAPPFGGSPRTIEINIEPEKLRVHNLTPEQVVEAIARQNVTAPSGNVHIGDTTYLTPTNSTIRAVEDFGNIPLFKGSVANLYVRDIATVKDGADVATGYALVNGKRSVYLNVAKSGNASTVHVVQKLKESIPRIQSNLPDDVHISYEFDQSVYVVGALKGLMAEGILGAVLTGLMVLLFLRDGRSALIVIVTIPIAIISGVLFLKLFGQSINTMTLAGLALAVGVLVDESTVTIENIHQHLHRGKTVTVAVWDACREIAFSKLLILLCILSVFAPALTMGGIPGALFRPLALAIGCSMVISFLLSQSLVPVLASWMLKKQGAHPSGEGAIPPVGRVRRVVERLMPGRRWLVSVGIGALSLLAVVSLQRIGKDVLPRVDSRQLQLRLRAAEGSRIEKTEQVVHQAMGVIEEVVGADQVRISSAYVGQHPSSFAISPIYLYNAGPHEALLQVAFEGEVGDTDTLKDRLRHRMREVMPEVQVAFEPVEITERILGQGSLYPIEVRFSGMKKKVNEKYAGMLLERLRGIDSLRDQQVQQSLRYPALNVEVDRVRAAQLGVDMQDITRSLTASTSSSRYTSKNMWVEGMMGIAYDVQVQTPASALSSEQDLAQVPLLKNANRPVLGDVATITPGLAHGETHNLGTLAFASVTANVHGTDLARARREVQAAIKSLGELPKGVNVQLAGLSVVLDDTLDSLANGLGVAIVAVFLLLAASFQSFRLAIVVLTAVPAVVLGALGALLLTGSTLNLQSYMGIIMAVGVSISNGVLMVASAEQRRRAGVGALQAALEGVSLRVRPILMTTLAMLAGMLPMAVGHGEGGDQMAPLARAVLGGLSASTLVVLFVLPLAFAWAQDSVPTTSKSLDPSDVESEHHAMGAV; this comes from the coding sequence ATGAGCATCCTGAAGGTATCCCTGCGCCGGCCCGTCACGGTGCTGGTGCTGGTCGTCGCCATGCTCTTCTTCGGCGTGCGCGCGGCCCAGGACATCAAGGTCGACGTCCTGCCGGAGATGAACCTCCCCGTCGTCTACATCGCCCATACCTTCAACGGGTACACGCCCGCGCAGATGGAGGGCTATTTCACCAAGATGTACGTGAACATGATGTTGTTCACCAACGGCATCAAGGGCATCGAGACGAAGAACTCCCAGGGCCTGACCCTGATGAAGATTGCCTTCTACGAAGGCACCGACATGGGACAGGCGGTGGCGGAGATCAACGCCCTGTCGAACCGCTCGCAGGTGTTCCTTCCTCCCGGCGCCCCTCCGCCCTTCATCATCCGCTTCGATGCCTCGTCGCAGCCGGTGGGCCAGTTGGTGTTCCGCAGCGAGACGAAGACGAACAACCAGCTCCAGGACATCGCCAACTTCACCGCGCGCCCGTTCCTCATCTCCATTCCCGGCCTCACCACTGCGCCCCCGTTCGGCGGCAGCCCGCGCACGATTGAAATCAACATCGAGCCCGAGAAGCTCCGCGTCCACAACCTCACGCCCGAGCAAGTCGTCGAGGCCATCGCCCGGCAGAACGTGACGGCTCCGTCAGGGAACGTCCACATCGGGGACACGACGTACCTCACACCCACCAACAGCACGATTCGCGCTGTCGAGGACTTTGGAAACATCCCCCTCTTCAAGGGCTCGGTGGCGAATCTCTACGTCCGAGACATCGCCACGGTGAAGGACGGGGCGGATGTCGCCACCGGCTATGCCCTGGTGAACGGCAAGCGCTCCGTCTACCTCAACGTCGCCAAGTCGGGGAATGCCTCGACGGTGCACGTGGTGCAGAAGCTCAAGGAGTCCATCCCTCGCATCCAGTCGAACCTGCCCGACGACGTCCACATCTCCTACGAGTTCGACCAGTCCGTCTACGTGGTGGGGGCGCTGAAAGGGTTGATGGCGGAGGGCATCCTCGGCGCGGTGCTGACGGGGTTGATGGTCCTCCTGTTCCTGAGAGACGGGCGCTCCGCGCTCATCGTCATCGTCACCATCCCCATCGCCATCATCTCGGGCGTGCTGTTCCTCAAGCTGTTCGGACAGTCCATCAACACCATGACCCTGGCGGGCCTGGCGCTCGCGGTGGGTGTGCTGGTGGACGAGAGCACGGTGACCATCGAGAACATCCACCAGCACCTCCATCGCGGGAAGACAGTGACGGTGGCCGTGTGGGACGCGTGCCGCGAGATTGCGTTCTCGAAGCTGCTCATCCTCCTGTGCATCCTCTCCGTCTTCGCGCCCGCGCTCACCATGGGCGGCATCCCCGGCGCGCTGTTCCGCCCGCTCGCCCTGGCCATCGGCTGCTCGATGGTCATCTCCTTCCTGCTCTCCCAGTCGCTCGTGCCGGTGCTCGCGAGCTGGATGCTCAAGAAACAAGGGGCCCATCCGAGCGGGGAGGGCGCGATTCCGCCCGTGGGACGCGTGCGCCGCGTCGTCGAGCGGCTGATGCCTGGGCGGCGGTGGCTTGTTTCAGTGGGAATCGGCGCCCTGAGCCTCCTGGCGGTGGTGTCGCTCCAGCGCATCGGCAAGGACGTGTTGCCTCGCGTGGACTCCCGCCAGCTCCAGCTCAGGCTTCGCGCGGCGGAAGGCTCACGTATTGAGAAAACAGAGCAGGTGGTTCATCAGGCGATGGGAGTCATCGAGGAAGTGGTGGGTGCCGACCAGGTCCGAATCTCCTCTGCGTACGTGGGACAACACCCCTCGTCATTCGCCATCAGCCCCATCTACCTCTACAACGCGGGGCCTCATGAAGCGTTGTTACAAGTCGCCTTCGAGGGAGAAGTCGGCGATACAGACACGCTGAAGGACCGGCTCCGTCATCGGATGAGAGAAGTGATGCCGGAGGTCCAGGTCGCGTTCGAGCCCGTGGAGATCACCGAGAGAATCCTGGGGCAAGGCTCGCTGTATCCCATTGAGGTCCGGTTCTCCGGGATGAAGAAGAAGGTGAATGAAAAATACGCGGGGATGTTGCTCGAGCGGCTGCGAGGCATTGACTCCCTCCGCGACCAACAGGTGCAGCAGTCACTGCGTTACCCCGCGCTGAACGTGGAGGTGGACCGCGTCCGCGCCGCGCAGCTCGGGGTCGACATGCAGGACATCACCCGCTCGCTGACCGCGTCCACGTCGTCCTCGCGATACACGTCCAAGAACATGTGGGTCGAAGGGATGATGGGCATCGCCTACGACGTGCAGGTCCAGACACCCGCGAGCGCGCTGAGCAGCGAACAGGACCTGGCCCAGGTGCCGCTCCTGAAGAACGCGAACCGTCCCGTGCTGGGGGACGTCGCGACCATCACCCCGGGCCTCGCCCACGGTGAGACCCACAACCTGGGGACCCTGGCCTTCGCCTCGGTCACCGCGAATGTCCACGGCACGGACCTGGCTCGGGCCCGGCGCGAGGTGCAGGCGGCCATCAAGTCCCTCGGTGAGCTGCCCAAGGGTGTGAATGTGCAGCTCGCGGGGCTCTCCGTGGTGCTCGACGACACCTTGGACAGCCTGGCGAACGGACTGGGGGTCGCCATCGTGGCGGTCTTCCTGCTCCTGGCGGCCAGCTTCCAGTCGTTCCGGCTGGCCATCGTCGTCCTCACGGCCGTGCCCGCCGTCGTGCTGGGGGCGCTCGGTGCGCTGCTGCTCACCGGCTCCACGCTCAACCTCCAGTCCTACATGGGCATCATCATGGCCGTCGGTGTCTCCATCTCGAATGGCGTGCTGATGGTCGCCAGCGCCGAGCAACGCCGCAGGGCGGGAGTCGGAGCCCTTCAGGCCGCGCTCGAGGGTGTGTCGCTGCGCGTGCGCCCCATCTTGATGACGACGCTGGCGATGCTCGCCGGAATGCTGCCCATGGCCGTGGGGCACGGCGAGGGCGGTGACCAGATGGCCCCGCTGGCGCGGGCGGTGCTCGGGGGCTTGAGCGCCTCGACGCTGGTCGTCTTGTTCGTCCTGCCGCTCGCGTTCGCCTGGGCGCAGGACTCCGTCCCCACGACTTCCAAGTCTCTTGATCCTTCCGATGTGGAGAGTGAACACCATGCGATGGGAGCTGTCTGA
- a CDS encoding hemolysin family protein produces the protein MLVLANGVFAGAELAVISLRRTRLKELVEQGSSSAKAVEALRADPERFLATVQIGITVIGATAAAFGGASIANRLAPLLANLGLPAETADEVALAGVVVIVSYLSLVLGELVPKSLALRAGERYALLIGPPLRGLSWLMRPVVWFLTASSNVVLRLFGDKTNFSESRLSAEELQALVEEAAKQGSLDPRAGEIAARAFEMGELTVGELMVTREQIIALRRHASAEEIRQTLLEHGHSRMPVFEGTMDNIVGYVIAKDLLGVAWEGHLIVLEDVMRPAFFLVETMRAMDALKELQRRRMQLAVVVDERGGVVGLLTIEDLVEEMVGDILSESETPEELVVRESPVAAVVQGSAAIRDINRELGLDLDENQDYSTVAGLSIALAGGAIPEPGTKLQTKNGLELEVLEATPRRVRTVRIHLPPPKPEGE, from the coding sequence TTGCTCGTCCTGGCCAACGGTGTGTTCGCCGGGGCGGAGCTCGCGGTCATCTCCTTGCGCCGCACCCGGCTGAAGGAGCTGGTGGAACAGGGAAGCAGCTCCGCGAAGGCCGTGGAGGCCCTGCGCGCGGACCCGGAGCGATTCCTCGCGACGGTGCAGATTGGCATCACCGTCATCGGCGCCACGGCCGCGGCCTTCGGTGGCGCGAGCATCGCCAACCGGCTGGCGCCGCTGCTGGCAAACCTGGGCCTGCCCGCGGAGACGGCGGACGAGGTGGCCCTGGCCGGCGTCGTCGTCATCGTGTCCTACCTGTCGCTGGTGTTGGGGGAGCTGGTCCCCAAGTCGCTCGCGCTGCGGGCGGGGGAGCGCTACGCGCTGCTCATCGGTCCCCCGCTGCGAGGGCTGTCGTGGCTGATGCGGCCGGTGGTGTGGTTCCTCACGGCGAGCTCCAACGTGGTGCTGCGGCTGTTCGGCGACAAGACGAACTTCAGCGAGAGCCGGCTGTCGGCGGAGGAGCTGCAAGCGCTGGTGGAGGAGGCCGCGAAGCAGGGCTCGCTGGACCCTCGGGCGGGAGAGATTGCCGCGCGGGCCTTCGAGATGGGCGAGCTCACGGTGGGCGAGCTGATGGTGACGCGCGAGCAGATCATCGCGCTGCGCCGGCACGCGAGCGCGGAGGAGATTCGCCAGACGCTGCTGGAGCACGGGCACTCGCGGATGCCGGTGTTCGAGGGGACGATGGACAACATCGTCGGCTACGTCATCGCCAAGGATTTGCTCGGCGTGGCGTGGGAGGGGCACCTCATCGTCCTGGAGGACGTGATGAGGCCCGCCTTCTTCCTCGTCGAGACGATGCGGGCCATGGATGCGCTGAAGGAGCTCCAGCGGCGGCGCATGCAGCTGGCGGTCGTCGTGGACGAGCGCGGCGGCGTCGTGGGCCTGCTGACCATCGAGGACCTGGTCGAGGAGATGGTGGGCGACATCCTCAGCGAGTCGGAGACGCCCGAGGAACTCGTGGTGAGGGAGAGCCCGGTGGCGGCGGTGGTGCAGGGCAGCGCGGCCATCCGGGATATCAACCGCGAGCTGGGGTTGGACCTGGATGAGAACCAGGACTACTCGACGGTGGCGGGGCTGAGCATCGCGCTGGCGGGCGGAGCGATTCCGGAGCCTGGGACGAAGCTCCAGACCAAGAATGGACTGGAGCTCGAGGTGCTGGAGGCCACTCCCCGGCGCGTGCGCACGGTGCGCATCCACCTGCCGCCGCCCAAGCCGGAGGGCGAGTAG
- the phoU gene encoding phosphate signaling complex protein PhoU codes for MPLTHTDKAFEQDLRDLREKLLAMGAKVEGLIAQSMLALTERDSALAEKVVHADKDVNRLEIEVDELCRRILALRQPAASDLRLITTALKIVTDLERIGDLAVNIAERSMDLNQVPPLAPYVDTPRLAELAQQQVKRSLDAFVSGDATKAEEVLQGDDLLDALFLKIFNELLAYMMEDSKNIRRATALMFIAKHLERIGDHAMNVAEMVVYMVRGKDIRHPRSRNLGD; via the coding sequence ATGCCCTTGACGCACACGGACAAGGCCTTCGAGCAGGACCTGAGGGACCTGCGTGAGAAGTTGCTCGCGATGGGGGCGAAGGTGGAGGGCCTCATCGCTCAGAGCATGCTGGCCCTGACGGAGCGCGACAGCGCGCTGGCGGAGAAGGTCGTCCACGCGGACAAGGACGTCAACCGCCTGGAGATTGAAGTCGACGAGCTGTGCCGCCGCATCCTCGCGCTGCGCCAGCCGGCCGCCAGTGACTTGCGCCTCATCACCACGGCGCTGAAGATCGTCACGGACCTGGAGCGCATCGGCGACCTGGCCGTCAACATCGCCGAGCGCTCCATGGACCTGAACCAGGTCCCTCCGCTGGCGCCGTACGTGGACACGCCTCGGCTGGCGGAATTGGCGCAGCAGCAGGTGAAGCGCTCGCTGGATGCCTTCGTCTCCGGCGACGCGACGAAGGCGGAGGAGGTGCTCCAGGGGGATGACCTGCTGGATGCGCTCTTCCTCAAGATCTTCAACGAGCTGCTCGCGTACATGATGGAGGACTCCAAGAACATCCGCCGGGCCACGGCGCTGATGTTCATCGCCAAGCACCTGGAGCGCATCGGCGACCACGCGATGAACGTGGCGGAGATGGTCGTCTACATGGTGCGGGGCAAGGACATCCGCCATCCCCGCAGCCGCAACCTGGGCGACTGA